From Thermothelomyces thermophilus ATCC 42464 chromosome 6, complete sequence, the proteins below share one genomic window:
- a CDS encoding alcohol oxidase gives MRLHIALSLFYTLGHAVGAEPQHAKRTPKCRCTPGEACWPDNSVWEAFDKTLGKGKLIKTSPIAQSCYDGPQKDLDRCAYVNKMWTDQDFQTSDPIGRNYPYNITCAPVDYAAGETPTSCILGSLPYYAVNASTREDITLTLNFAKQHNIRLVTSSTGHDLLGRSDGYGGLELWLHSFRNGVRFQKKYTSANKCTKSGWTGSAIHIDGAYQWRDVYTVAQANNVIAVGGGSPSPGAIGGWPSGGGHGPATHNFGLGADQVLEAQIMLADGRIVTANHCENSDLFRAIRGGGPGYGIVLSQHIKVHPNVKAVTAHRLAIAPRNETAENKDLLDAIAVLHQQLPALSNNGVAGYGFWFRSFPGPFVGDAHSGYTHGFWTIGKRQAEAEKAVAPLMNALKKFEDKLVITSTFAEYQDYWSFYWAESGLHDPVGSTSIITSRLINPEALTDYNKVREAIEVVAGKPEEVSSNVVLLVSGGQVFKDKADTSSGLHPAWRVSPFVMISGQGIPKVASREIRDYVQHQVTHVKGAALKKLAPNTGGYMNEGDGSDPEYIDAFYGKNYAQHLAAKRKYDPDNIFFCRTCVGAEDFIERPDGPLCRK, from the exons ATGCGTCTGCATATAGCACTGTCGCTCTTTTACACTCTTGGGCATGCTGTGGGGGCTGAGCCGCAACACGCCAAACGTACTCCCAAATGTAGATGT ACGCCGGGCGAGGCCTGCTGGCCCGACAACAGCGTTTGGGAGGCCTTTGACAAAACGTTGGGCAAGGGCAAGCTGATCAAGACCTCTCCCATTGCTCAGTCCTGCTATGATGGCCCTCAGAAGGACCTGGATCGGTGCGCCTACGTGAACAAGATGTGGACCGACCAGGACTTCCAGACCAGTGATCCCATCGGCAGAAACTATCCCTACAACATCACATGCGCGCCCGTCGACTACGCTGCGGGGGAAACCCCCACGTCGTGCATCCTCGGCTCTCTGCCCTACTACGCCGTCAATGCGTCCACTAGGGAGGACATTACTCTAACTCTTAACTTTGCCAAGCAACACAACATCCGTCTTGTCACCTCGAGCACCGGCCACGACCTCCTGGGCCGCTCTGACGGTTATGGCGGTCTCGAGCTCTGGCTGCACTCCTTCAGAAACGGCGTCCGCTTCCAGAAGAAGTATACGTCGGCCAACAAGTGCACCAAGTCCGGATGGACGGGCAGCGCCATACACATCGACGGAGCCTACCAGTGGAGAGACGTGTATACGGTTGCTCAGGCAAACAATGTCAttgccgtcggcggcggctcccCCTCTCCCGGCGCTATTGGCGGCTGGCCCTCCGGGGGCGGCCACGGCCCGGCTACCCACAATTTCGGCCTTGGAGCCGACCAGGTCCTCGAGGCCCAGATCATGCTGGCTGATGGAAGGATCGTCACCGCCAACCATTGCGAGAACTCCGACCTTTTTCGGGCcatccgcggcggcggccccggcTACGGCATCGTCCTGAGCCAACACATCAAGGTCCACCCCAATGTCAAGGCCGTCACAGCCCACCGGCTTGCTATTGCGCCGCGGAACGAGACTGCCGAAAACAAGGACCTGCTAGATGCTATCGCCGTCCTGCACCAGCAGCTCCCGGCCCTCAGCAACAATGGCGTCGCTGGTTACGGATTCTGGTTCCGCAGCTTCCCCGGCCCCTTCGTTGGCGACGCCCACTCCGGCTATACCCATGGCTTCTGGACCATTGGCAAGCggcaggccgaggccgagaaaGCTGTGGCGCCACTCATGAATGCGCTCAAGAAGTTCGAGGACAAGCTTGTCATCACGTCGACCTTTGCCGAGTACCAGGACTACTGGTCCTTTTACTGGGCCGAGTCGGGCCTGCACGACCCGGTCGGGTCTACGTCTATCATCACTTCGCGACTGATCAACCCGGAGGCGTTGACCGACTACAACAAGGTCCGGGAGGCAATTGAGGTAGTGGCGGGCAAGCCGGAGGAGGTGTCATCCAACGTGGTCCTGCTAGTATCGGGCGGCCAGGTGTTCAAAGATAAGGCCGACACGTCGTCAGGGCTGCACCCGGCCTGGCGCGTCTCGCCATTCGTCATGATTAGTGGACAGGGCATCCCCAAGGTGGCCTCGCGCGAGATTCGCGATTATGTGCAGCACCAGGTTACGCACGTCAAGGGAGCCGCCTTGAAGAAGCTGGCTCCGAACACTGGCGGCTACATGAATGAGGGCGACGGTAGCGATCCGGAGTACATTGACGCCTTTTACGGCAAAAACTACGCCCAACACCTTGCAGCTAAGCGCAAGTACGATCCGGACAACATCTTCTTCTGCCGCACCTGTGTAGGCGCTGAAGACTTCATCGAACGTCCTGATGGACCTCTGTGCCGCAAGTAG